gagaaacattatttttaaattaatgctttataGGTCAATTACTTCACGATCATGTGACATTTTGTGACAGATACAATTACATCATTATCTATTTTTAGCTTGTGTTTTGacgaaaaagaataaaaaaaaaaacttggtggTTTTCATGGCATATTTATCCTTGGCATTGAGgttttgaaataacaatgaGCCAACTAAATTGCAGCAATAATTCAAAATAGAAAGTGAAGGAGTGACACATTTAGCTTTAAGCCCATTAACAGGAGGGAGAGATAAGACAACTTACAATATGTTATATCTTGCCACGACTGGATAACACTGTTATGGCTGGCTGCAGGTTGAAATCACAGGTTATTACTTGCTTCACTTTAACGACTAATGCTTATACTAATAAACTCAGTTACGACTTACTACAGCTGAAATCACAGTTATGATATCTAAGGAATGGAAATCATATTTACAACTTGCTACAACTGCAAATGACTTTCATGACAGGCTATGAAATGTAATCACAGTTCCGACTTGATAAGTCTGGCTACAAGTGGAAAATATGTTCACCACTTGCTATGACTGGAAATCACAGTCACGACTTGCTATGACTGGATATCACAGTCACGACTTGCTATGACTGGAGATCACAGTTACAACTTGATAAGTCAGGCTACAAGTGGAAAATATGTTCATGACTTGCTATGACTGGATATCACAGTCACGACTTGCTATGACTGGAGATCACAGTTACAACTTGATAAGTCAGGCTACAAGTGGAAAATATGTTCATGACTTGCTATGACTGGAGATCACAGTTACAACTTGATAAGTCAGGCTACAAGTGGAAAATATGTTCATGACTTGCTATGACTGGAAATCACAGTCATGACTTGCTATAACTGGAGATCACAGTTACAACTTGATAAGTCAGGCTACAAGTGGAAAATATGTTCATGACTTGCTATGACTGGAAATCACAGTCACGACTTGCTATGACTGGAGATCACAGTTACAACTTGATAAGTCAGGCTACAAGTGGTAAATACGTTCACGACTTTCTATGACTGGAAATAACAGTCATGACTTGCTATGACTGGAAATCACAGTAACGACTTGATAAGTCTGGCTACAAGTGGAAAATACATTCTCGACTTGCTATGACTGGAGATCACAGCTATGACTGGCTACAACAGATATGACTGGCTATGACTGGAAATGACAGATATGACTGGCTACGACTGGAAATGACAGATATGACTGGCTATGACTGGAAACGATAGATATGACTGGCTATGACTGGAAATGACAGATATGACTGGCTACGACTAGAAACGACAGATATGACTGGCTACGACTGGAAACGATAGATATGACTGGCTATGACTGGAAATGACAGATATGACTGGCAATGACTGGAAATAACAGTTATAACTGGCTCAACTTGAAATAACAGTCAAAACGGGCTATGTGTGGAAATCACAATaacacttgaaaaaaataagaaataaaaaggcAGAAAACAACTGTCTTTCAGAATGCTTAATGATCAACAATGAATAAAAGTCAACAATAACAGTTACAAGTAACATCTCATACATTATAAATAGtgaaaacaagaaacaagaaTTAATCTGGTATGGTAGATGTTAGGACAGTTCACAGATGAACAAATCTGTGACATTCAAATAAGCTTAACTACAGGAAAGAACATATGGAGTTCATATGACGTATGGATAAAACAATTCAGAGCTGTACAACTCAATGAGATTCAGATAAATTTTACAACAGCATAAAACGTATGAAGTTCACATGATGTATGTATAGAACTATTCAGAGGTAATAAAATCtgcaacatttaaataaacttaaaaagcaTATGGAGTTCACATGAAAATATAGAAGAGTTCAGAGATTAACAAATCCATGAAATTCAGATAAACTAAACTACAGTCAAAAGCAAATGGAGTTCACATGAAGTATGGATAGAACAGTTCAGAGATCAATTAATCTGTGACACTTAGATCAGCTAAAGCACAGCATTAAGCATATGAAGATCAAATAAAGTACTGATGAGAGCTTTTTTTTAACTACTAACAATTCAAGAGCATTGTCTTCATTTCCGATCATTAAATTATCTAGTGTCCTTGGCGTTGACCCAGTGCCATttaacagggtttatgtttaaagttcaACTACTGGACGtctttctgtagtttttcatatttttattctaaACTCTTCCAGCACTTTAGtgacagaaataaatatttttttatcaggtTCAGTTTTcaacttgcctaaaactttatttcaagggATAAAAGTTGCAAGTGTCATTTTATAAAGAAGCAGGTAGAAAAATCTTGCTTTCATTCCTCCATTTGGTAGTTTTTctgttttgatgtttattttatcttCTAGTAGTGCTGCATGATCGTCTTAAAGCAGTGTTGACCGATCTCTGTGGCGGTGTCTGATTTGTTGAAGTTGAAGCCTGAATTCCAGGGTTTCTGGGCTCCGTAGGCATTCTTCTGGGCACCTGGGTCATTGTCATGGTGGGCCGCTTGTTTGAAGTAAGGATGTTACCTCTCTTTTGGCCGAGTAACATAGATTTTTTCTGCTTTAGTTCCCTGATCTTACCCTCAAGCTCTTCAATTCTCCTGTCTCTTTGTACAACTTGGCGTAGTTGTTcatttaaacgaaaattaatttcttgatttgttgttttcaattctTTGTTTTCCTGTGATAGAGtgtcttttatatttttcagtttttcGATATTCTTCATGTCCTTTTGGTGATTCCACATATCATAAACCATTCTGTCTATTTCTTTGCTCTTTGTACTCAGCTTTTCTtgcatatttttgttcatttcaaggAGATTCTCTATGCAGATGTTCAATGGCTGTCGTCTTTCCTTCTCAGGAAACAGTGTGATGCATTCTTGCATTAGCTTGTTGTCGTCAGAATCTGACAGTTTTCCAATCAATCTGTCAATTTCATCTTCAAGTATATCAAAGGTTATTTGATTTTCACAATCCTCTTCAATGTCATCAGATCCAGCATTTGCAGTTGCAAGCTTGAAATACAGTGTCTTCATTCTGTCAAGAATTTCTTGGTAATCAGAAGTTTGACTGAATGAACTCTCTGTTCTAGTCATGGTATCTTCATTCTCATCCTCTTTAGTGTTTACCTGCATTTCAGATTGAATTCTTGAAGTTCTTACTTCTCCTACTGCTTTTTGCATATCATCATGGAAATAGGATTGGCAAGAGCTAGGTCTTCTAGCTCTCTCATAGAAGACTTCACTTGAGggaaattcatcatcatcagcatcgtCCAATGTCACATTGACTTGAGCTGTGCCATCTGGTTTTGTTGGACTTTTATCATTGAGTCCTTTGTTGATCTTTTCAGGTGCATCAAGCTGGTAATTGCtttcagaatatttgttttcttcaagTTGTAGTCTCACGCTGCCTTCTTCGCTTGTTTGGCTTCTGATCTCTTCAAAATCTTGGTCTTCCTCTTCGTCTTCTGCACTACTCTCATCATTGTCAGGGATTCTTTGTTCTGTTGCATCGGAAGCTATCTTCCTTGGTACATGTAGTTCTATTTCTCCAATTGGACTGTTGCAAGCATCTTTGTATTTTCCTTCCTCAGCTTTGTTTGTCTGCTGTTCTTTGCctgatttaatattttccaaactttTACCATGATGGTCTGTATTATCTACACCAGTCTTTAGATGGGTTTGAAAGCCATGGTGTGGATGTAAATGATATGGGAAGAATCTTAATTGGCCATCTTCTATGCAGTGGGCAGATATTGGAATCTGAAAAACAGTTTCATGCATAATTatgaattgttgttttttcttgtgATATTTTATACGAACAGTCTTCAGTCCTTCAGTTTAACATTACATGATAATATTTAGAATTGATgcaaatttgaatattttaacatggTTTTAGTTCTTAAGTCATGGGCAAACCATCATACAAAGAAGGTATCTGTTAAATATCAGCTCTATTTCCTGTCAGTTATatgtaattttgttattttttaaaccctTTGCATTCTCTACATTATAACACTAACAACTTAAACAGTTACAATGCATCTACCTGAAGATTAGGTGGACACAGTGCATGAAATCTTGGAGAAGCTCCATGGGGTACTGATGTCTGCCTGAACGTGTCAGGTCTGGGACTGTTGTCAGTGAAGGAGTAATCTGCTTGCTGGAGCTCATACTGGATACTGTGGAGGGGAGGTATGGGGTGGGAGAGATGATGCTCTTGATCTAGAACAAGTGCAGAgttgttatatataaacattggaaagttttgtgttttatttagaaataaaaagatGTGTTTTTACATGgcatcagttttatttttaaggagATGTAGATTACAGagtgaaaatgaaattgttcCTTTCTTATGTCTTGCAGAAAAAATACCTAGCATGAGAAAATGCAAATGATGTTGAAGaagcttttcaaaataatttaaagagtCACTATTACTTTAAGAacaaagatgaaatattttggaaacaggacTATTATAAGTTTAAGATTGAATTGCATGATGTCTTTCATCAAATCATTGAGGATGTCCAAAGACTTGATGTTATTTCAGACAAATTCGGTTCACAGTTTCTTTTTACACTGTTATATTTCAATGGAAATATAATCATGGTCATATTTCTATTGaagtttatttcttttgaagttaatttaaccctttagcgcatgtatacgagataggccgacatagctcattaccagatgtatacgcatttggccgaccgtatccattactggatgtaaacgcatggcccgcatatttcaatagggtcatttcaatatatcaattttgcatctttctttttgtaaacaatatcccggatgtttataaaattaaagtttaaccttttgtgtattgattttcccttgaaaatatcgtctgctaaattgagaaggtgtttatactcccaatcgcaggtgtgatatcccattgtgacgtaataagaccacgagctaagtactgtatggaatttcccccaaattcattgatgcgtaaatcattaaatatattacgtcagttcagtttaccattaaaatcaattgagattatatttacttaaaggtaatattttgtttacaaacaaaagaaacaattagtaaatgagaaaatgatgggtaaattttctgtgaagcttatataatgtccatcatagttttggctgtaaaataggtcatgtgcaagcgttttgtttgatctagatctttttattcataccggaaaatcatttatcggctttctttttttgtaaacaattttatgaggggtAATAAAGTGAAACAGACaccttggactggatctctcagctggatgacaccggatattcctgacatatttctgtgtattaatacacaagaacataaattgtcggctttttaatccagatgggtcttttttatgataggggtaataaaaattagatcgatcccagcattttattaccctttgatttaatgcaattatgacatttcaaagaaatgttacaaatccatcttgaaaatacattcacagctgaaataaaataatttaatatttcatcattgacaccatttaatgatttattagataatttaattatctataaaaaatgaattcacataaaaaagatttggacacaattatttggagtaacattgattttatggtcatactgctgtattcattttctcattttcaaatatccagaaaagtacctatgcagataaggactgcttatcagtaagatggctattgactgggaggtgtaatctggccacttgtctatgtgctaaagggttaatgcaataaattataCCATGTTGTTCAGTTATCTGTATTCTCTTCTGATACTCCTCCTCCAGTTTCTCTGCAAGCCAACCATAGTTCTCTTTCAAGATGGCTACAAAGTTCTCAAACGCTTGTGGTCCACGCTTCTCCAGCAGTTCCAACATTTTGTACACCTTTTTACGATCTGTCGTCTCTCCCTGATGGAAAAAAAGATGGATGTATTTGTCTTTTTACCGAATGAAATATGCttgaaaaaaaaaggtttttcttctaaatatgaaatatcatgttcttcatgtgaatattttcattttatttttagattctTATCCACTTAGAACTTATTAAAATTATGTAGTGGTATGCTTggtatatagaaaataatattaccACTCCCGGCATATTGCTTTCTGTGATCACAGTGGTCTGGATTTGTTTGCATGGGTAAAAGttatttatcaacaaaaaaatgGCTTTGTGGCTTTACCTTGTGCTTCTGAACAGAGTTTATCTTTGATTATTGACTACTGGGCCTGTCCctttagtttccattgtataattGGTTTTCATGTCCATAGAAGTGGAAATGCTTGattgctatttttttaaatgattgattgTTGATGAACTAGTTAAGATTGGCACTGTTTCTTGGTTGAATTCTAACTCTGAGAAAAATTGTTAATACAATACCTTGATGATGCCCAGCATAGTGTCTGTGAATATCTTTTTCTGTTTGAGAGAAGCAAAGAAGTCTTCATCCAAGATCAGTTCATTGGCCACCAGTTGGTAGGCACTGCGTAGTGCAGACTTCTCACGCTTGTCCATTGTGTTGGTATTGGCTGTTTATCTATTGATACAAAAAAGATCTACTAATTTTTTGATATTCTTGAGAGCAGGGAATATGTCTTCATCTATGATAAGTTCATCAGCAAGCTGTCTGTATGCACTCCTAGTTAAGAATTCTGGCACTTGTTCATTTTGCTGGCTGTGAGTGTGGCTCTAGGCTGGCAACATGAAGAGGATAgtctattaatatataaatatctgttGGTGCTCTGTAGTACAGGTTTCTGGCTGTTGTCCATGGTGTAGTGTGTCTATCTGAATCAGGTCATGGTTAAAAAGTGTAGCCACATCCCACACATAGATTTATCCCTGCAAGACAAAGTTTTTAAGGGAATATATAGGAGTTACTGTAGCGGTCTGACTGTCTGTCGGTCTGTCGGGCTATCGTCTGTCTGTCATTCCACCCAGATGTTATGACAATCAAACTACTTTTTCTACCCTGTAGTTAGTAAAAtctattttatgtatatatatgtatatgttatgtatatatgttcTCTAACTTAAAGGTAACAACAAGTTTGCCATAATTTTTGGTTTCAATAAAAGGTAATTTCCTCctaaaaaatgtgaaatttaaGGGTTAAACCTGAGGACCTTACTCTAATGAATCCAGAGATTCATTTGACCAATTGTAAGATTTGAAACACAAGAACTTATTGAATCTAGAGATTCTTTTGACCAATTGTAAGATTTGAAACACAAGAACTTATTGAATCTAGAGAAGAATTCGCCAATTGCAAGATTTAAAACACAGGAGCTTATTGAATCTAGAGAAGAATTCGCCAATTGCAAGATTTGAAACACAGGAGCTTATTGAATCCAGAGATTCATTTGACCAATTGTAAGATTTGAAACACAAGAACTTATTGAATCTAGAGAAGAATTCACCAATTGCAAGATTTAAAACACAGGAGCTTATTGAATCGAGAGAAGAATTCGCCAATTGCAAGATTTAAAACACAGGAGCTTATTGAATCTAGAGAAGAATTTGCCAATTGCAAGATTTGAAACACAGGAGCTTATTGAATCTAGAGAAGAATTCGCCAATTGCAAGATTTGAAACACAGGAGCTTATTGAATCTAGAGAAGAATTCGCCAATTGCAAGATTTGAAACACAGGAGCTTATTGAATCTAGGGAAGAATTCGCCAATTGCAAAATTTGAAACACAGGAGCTTATTGAATCTGGAGAAGAATTCGCCAATTGCAAGATTTGAAACACAAGAACTTATTGAATCTGGAGAAGTATTCGCCAATTGCAAGATTTGAAACACAGGAGCTTATTGAATCTAGGGAAGATGAAACACAGGAGCTTATTGAATCTAGGGAAGAATTCGCCAATTGCAAGATTTGAAACACAAGAACTTATTGAATCTAGAGAAGAGTTCGCCAATTGCAAGATTTGAAACACAGGAGCTTATTGAATCTAGAGAAGAATTCTCCAATTGCAAGATTTGAAACACAAGAACTTATTGAATCTAGAGAAAAATTCGGCAATTTCAAGATTTGTAACACAGGAGTTTATTGAATCTAGGGAAGAATTCGCCAATTGCAAGATTTGAAACACACGAACTTATTGAATCTAGAGAAGAATTCCCCAATTGCAAGATTTGAAACACAGGAGCTTATTGAATCTAGGGAAGAATTCGCCAATTGCAAGATTTGAAACACAGGAGCTTATTGAATCTAGAGAAGAATTCCCCAATTGCAAGATTTGAAACACAGGAGCTTATTGAATCTAGAGAAGAATTCCCCAATTGCAAGATTTGAAACACAGGAGCTTATTGAATCTAGGGAAGAATTCAACAATTGCAAGATTTGAAACACAGGAGCTTATTGTATCTAGGAAAAATTTCACCATTCTAAGATTTGAAACACAGGAGCTTATTGAATCAACCCGGTAGTGAAGAATTCGCCAATTGTAGGATTTGAAACTCAGGAACttattcaatactttttttacttttacaattttcaagatctatgacaaaaaaaatatctcaatGGCTCCTTATTTATTgcttatatgtaaataaatctgCCATATATTCATCTCTGcgcaaatgtttttttagataGACAATCACATTGCTTTTTAATCTGCAATAAAGCCTTCTCCATATGAAGTGTAATCTGACATTATAACCTACCTTGGTTTAATTCATTTCCTTTCACTTTCTTATAGttaaatttatggaaaaataatttaagatcTGGATATTTTCTGATTCCctataatatttcataataattatatatgaaagacATCTTTCAAAAGTTATGTACATAGGGCAACattaaatattaagatatacatgttaattaataaaaaaaattttttgctGCCGCCCGACTGACTCATAAAAAATGCTCAACCAAACAGAAGTTTTATCTTCTGAAGTAGTCATTTCATACCTCATAgctaaatgtttgacaaaatggcaaaaaaaaccTGTTCTATATTGTGGCCTTATTTCTAAAGTCTGATAGGTTTAAGGATTGATGTGAGACATGCATGaacaatgaaaaatgcataaatgcCATATTCCTGGAGACCATTCCATTGCTaggaaaaaatgtataaatattggCTGTATTTGGTtagattttgataaaagaaaaatatattcactCTAGCCAGAACAACCTAAAGgtttttttaatacagacattggGGAAGATATATACTTTTTGAGATGGGGAATACAGTGACCAAAATTTGGACCCAAAATTAATATAGAAATTAATGAAACCAAACTGAAACCAAACACAATCCAAGTAAATGAGTAAAGGACAGTCTTCCTgcttgatattattattttatcgttttaaatgTACCCAACACATATACAACATGTAGCTTACCTTGTCAATAACATCTagaaaaaagattttcaaaaagttttatttgattatttccaAGAATTTGCCACTAACAGTTTGTTATTGTCCATTGCTAGCtccagtgttttttttcttaattccCCTCCCTCCTCACAGCTTCAGTGTTCTTAACCACTGCGGAATTAACCAACATCTTTGAACCTTCT
This genomic stretch from Mya arenaria isolate MELC-2E11 chromosome 10, ASM2691426v1 harbors:
- the LOC128205656 gene encoding uncharacterized protein LOC128205656; translation: MDKREKSALRSAYQLVANELILDEDFFASLKQKKIFTDTMLGIIKGETTDRKKVYKMLELLEKRGPQAFENFVAILKENYGWLAEKLEEEYQKRIQITEQHDQEHHLSHPIPPLHSIQYELQQADYSFTDNSPRPDTFRQTSVPHGASPRFHALCPPNLQIPISAHCIEDGQLRFFPYHLHPHHGFQTHLKTGVDNTDHHGKSLENIKSGKEQQTNKAEEGKYKDACNSPIGEIELHVPRKIASDATEQRIPDNDESSAEDEEEDQDFEEIRSQTSEEGSVRLQLEENKYSESNYQLDAPEKINKGLNDKSPTKPDGTAQVNVTLDDADDDEFPSSEVFYERARRPSSCQSYFHDDMQKAVGEVRTSRIQSEMQVNTKEDENEDTMTRTESSFSQTSDYQEILDRMKTLYFKLATANAGSDDIEEDCENQITFDILEDEIDRLIGKLSDSDDNKLMQECITLFPEKERRQPLNICIENLLEMNKNMQEKLSTKSKEIDRMVYDMWNHQKDMKNIEKLKNIKDTLSQENKELKTTNQEINFRLNEQLRQVVQRDRRIEELEGKIRELKQKKSMLLGQKRGNILTSNKRPTMTMTQVPRRMPTEPRNPGIQASTSTNQTPPQRSVNTALRRSCSTTRR